A stretch of Mesorhizobium sp. M2A.F.Ca.ET.046.03.2.1 DNA encodes these proteins:
- a CDS encoding FAD-binding protein: MIEQFDAIVVGAGMSGNAAAYTLASQGLKVLQLERGEYPGSKNVQGAIMYANMLEKIIPDFRDDAPLERHLVEQRLWVLDDTSHTGIHYRSDDFNEAKPNRYTIIRAQFDKWFSRKVREAGATVLCETTATELVRDGNGKVIGVRTDRAGGVVFANVVVLAEGVSGLLGTRAGLREMPKPETVALAVKEMHFLPEEVIGQRFGVKGDEGCVIEAVGTISRSMAGLGFLYTNKESISLGIGCLVSDFAATMESPSALLDAMKNHPSIRPLIAGSEVKEYAAHLIPEGGYKAIPQLFGDGWVIVGDAAQLNNAIHREGSNLAMTSGRVAAEAIIKVKSRNGPMTKANLALYKTMLDDSFVIKDLKKYKDMPALLHTNSSNFFDSYPRLMSHAAQNFMRVDGTPKIEKEKNTTAAFINARSRWGLVSDAVRLALAWR, from the coding sequence ATGATTGAACAATTCGATGCCATAGTGGTCGGAGCCGGCATGTCTGGAAACGCAGCTGCTTACACTTTGGCAAGCCAGGGGCTGAAGGTACTGCAGTTGGAGCGCGGGGAATATCCGGGCTCTAAGAACGTCCAGGGTGCCATAATGTACGCGAACATGCTGGAGAAGATCATCCCGGACTTCCGGGATGATGCGCCCCTCGAGCGGCACCTGGTCGAACAGCGACTTTGGGTGTTGGACGACACGTCTCACACCGGAATTCATTACCGGTCGGACGACTTCAATGAGGCGAAACCCAACCGCTACACGATCATTCGCGCCCAGTTCGACAAATGGTTTTCCCGCAAGGTGCGCGAGGCTGGCGCGACGGTCCTGTGTGAGACGACCGCGACGGAACTCGTCCGTGATGGCAATGGCAAGGTGATCGGCGTCCGCACAGACCGGGCTGGCGGAGTGGTCTTCGCGAATGTGGTCGTTCTCGCAGAAGGGGTGTCGGGATTGCTTGGCACTCGCGCAGGCCTGCGCGAGATGCCGAAGCCGGAGACCGTGGCGCTTGCCGTCAAGGAAATGCATTTCTTGCCCGAAGAGGTCATTGGCCAGCGGTTCGGGGTCAAGGGCGATGAAGGCTGCGTAATCGAGGCCGTGGGCACGATCTCTCGCAGCATGGCCGGGCTCGGCTTCCTTTACACCAACAAGGAGTCGATATCACTCGGCATCGGCTGCCTGGTCTCGGATTTCGCCGCGACGATGGAGAGCCCGTCCGCCCTCCTGGATGCGATGAAAAACCATCCTTCGATCCGGCCGCTGATCGCTGGCTCGGAGGTGAAAGAATATGCCGCCCATCTTATCCCCGAAGGTGGTTACAAGGCCATTCCGCAGCTCTTCGGCGACGGTTGGGTCATCGTCGGCGACGCAGCGCAACTGAACAATGCCATTCACCGTGAGGGTTCGAACCTTGCCATGACCTCGGGTCGTGTCGCGGCTGAGGCGATCATCAAAGTCAAAAGCCGCAACGGTCCTATGACCAAAGCGAACCTTGCGCTCTACAAGACGATGCTGGATGACTCCTTTGTGATCAAGGATCTTAAGAAATACAAGGACATGCCAGCCTTGCTCCACACCAATTCCAGCAACTTTTTTGACAGCTATCCGCGGCTGATGTCGCATGCCGCTCAGAACTTCATGCGTGTCGACGGCACGCCGAAGATCGAGAAGGAAAAGAACACCACGGCCGCCTTCATCAACGCGCGCTCGCGCTGGGGGTTGGTCAGCGACGCGGTCCGCCTGGCATTGGCATGGCGCTGA
- a CDS encoding electron transfer flavoprotein subunit alpha/FixB family protein, whose translation MSTASQTTPRIAPGRAGVKKELPDHFKDYRHVWVFLELERGNVHPVSFELLGEGRKLADKLEVQLAGVVLGPPGEMVEDAVAEAFAYGADLVYIVDAPPLADYRNEPFAKALTDLVNTHKPEILLLGATTLGRDLAGSVATTLQTGLTADCTELDVDSDGSLAATRPTFGGSLLCTIYTLNYRPQMATVRPRVMPMPQRVDKPVGRVMRHKLSLVEDDIVTKVLGFLPDNQSAMANLAYADVVVAGGLGLGAAENLQLVKNLARAIGAEHGCSRPLVQKGWMPADRQIGQTGKTIRPKLYIAAGISGAIQHRVGVEGADLIVAINTDPNAPIFEFAHLGIVTDAIRFLPALTEAFTRRLSPHSRDKLAS comes from the coding sequence ATGTCGACCGCAAGCCAAACCACCCCTCGCATTGCCCCCGGCCGTGCCGGTGTAAAGAAAGAACTTCCCGACCATTTCAAAGACTACCGGCACGTGTGGGTCTTCCTCGAGCTCGAACGCGGCAATGTGCATCCTGTATCATTCGAACTGCTGGGCGAAGGCCGCAAATTGGCCGACAAGCTTGAAGTCCAGCTCGCGGGCGTCGTGCTGGGACCGCCGGGCGAGATGGTCGAGGACGCTGTTGCCGAGGCCTTCGCTTACGGGGCGGATCTTGTCTACATCGTCGATGCGCCGCCGCTCGCCGACTACCGGAACGAGCCGTTCGCCAAGGCGCTCACGGATCTGGTCAATACCCATAAACCCGAAATCCTCCTTCTCGGCGCGACCACACTGGGCAGGGATCTTGCAGGCTCGGTAGCGACGACCCTGCAGACGGGGCTCACGGCCGACTGCACCGAACTTGATGTAGATTCCGACGGTTCACTCGCCGCGACCCGTCCGACTTTTGGTGGCTCATTGTTGTGTACGATCTATACACTAAATTACCGGCCGCAAATGGCGACGGTGCGACCAAGGGTCATGCCTATGCCGCAACGGGTGGATAAGCCGGTCGGGCGTGTCATGCGGCACAAGCTGTCGCTCGTTGAGGACGATATCGTCACCAAAGTCCTCGGCTTCCTACCGGATAACCAGTCGGCAATGGCAAATCTTGCCTATGCGGATGTCGTGGTTGCGGGAGGCCTCGGTCTCGGAGCGGCGGAGAACCTTCAGCTTGTGAAGAATCTTGCCCGAGCGATCGGCGCCGAGCATGGCTGTTCGCGCCCCTTGGTCCAGAAGGGCTGGATGCCGGCTGATCGACAGATTGGACAAACTGGCAAGACCATTCGACCGAAGCTTTACATCGCGGCCGGAATTTCCGGCGCCATCCAGCACCGAGTTGGGGTCGAGGGGGCCGATCTCATCGTCGCGATCAACACCGATCCGAACGCGCCGATTTTCGAGTTCGCCCACCTCGGGATCGTCACGGATGCAATCCGCTTCCTGCCCGCACTGACGGAAGCCTTCACCCGGCGGCTGTCGCCGCACAGTCGAGACAAGCTTGCGAGTTGA
- a CDS encoding electron transfer flavoprotein subunit beta/FixA family protein: MHIVICIKQVPDSAQIRVHPVTNTIMRQGVPTIINPYDLFALEEALKLRDVHGGEVTVLTMGPPMAEDSLRKALGYGADRAVLLTDRYFAGSDTLATSFALSQAIAKIGETFGRPDIVFTGKQTIDGDTAQVGPGIAKRLDLSQLTYVAKIASIDLDTREIEVARRAEGGTQLLKSRLPCLITMLEDTNEIRRGSLQQALCAARRQVVKWTAADAGIDDLTRCGLRGSPTVVKRVFAPTARAERAAQIDTAERGLQDIADELIADILTRRPALEHELAFNSGT; the protein is encoded by the coding sequence ATGCATATCGTAATCTGCATCAAGCAGGTGCCGGATTCGGCACAGATCCGCGTGCACCCGGTGACGAACACGATCATGCGTCAGGGTGTTCCGACCATCATCAATCCTTACGACCTGTTCGCCCTCGAAGAAGCGCTCAAACTGCGCGACGTTCATGGTGGCGAGGTTACTGTGCTCACAATGGGTCCGCCCATGGCGGAGGACTCGCTGCGAAAGGCGCTCGGTTACGGTGCTGACCGAGCAGTTCTCTTGACGGACCGCTATTTTGCCGGATCCGATACGCTGGCGACTTCCTTTGCTCTTTCGCAAGCAATCGCAAAAATTGGGGAGACTTTCGGCAGGCCGGACATCGTCTTCACCGGCAAGCAGACGATTGACGGCGATACCGCCCAGGTCGGACCGGGCATAGCCAAGCGCCTAGATTTATCGCAACTTACCTATGTCGCGAAGATTGCCTCCATCGATCTCGATACGCGAGAGATCGAAGTCGCGCGTCGCGCCGAAGGCGGCACCCAGTTGCTGAAGAGCAGACTCCCTTGCCTCATTACCATGCTGGAAGACACCAACGAAATCCGCCGGGGCTCGCTCCAGCAGGCTCTGTGCGCGGCGCGCAGGCAAGTCGTGAAGTGGACTGCAGCCGACGCCGGCATTGACGATCTCACCCGGTGCGGTCTGCGTGGCTCGCCTACAGTCGTCAAGCGTGTTTTCGCCCCCACCGCACGGGCAGAAAGGGCGGCGCAGATCGACACCGCGGAAAGGGGCTTGCAGGACATAGCCGATGAACTCATCGCCGATATCTTAACCCGCCGGCCGGCGCTGGAACATGAGCTGGCCTTCAACAGCGGCACGTGA
- the nifW gene encoding nitrogenase stabilizing/protective protein NifW yields the protein MNCSADSRPIDRTDILARLKGLSAAEDFFACLGVSYDPKVMNVSRLHIMKRVGQYLAEEDFSGLPNQVIAARVRAKLERAYEDFATSSPLTQRVFKVLRDHDPNICPAPGRAFVPLDSALKRFGK from the coding sequence ATGAACTGCTCCGCTGATAGCCGCCCGATCGATCGCACCGATATCCTAGCGCGACTGAAGGGCCTGTCGGCCGCGGAGGACTTCTTCGCCTGCCTTGGCGTCTCCTACGACCCGAAAGTGATGAATGTCTCGCGGCTCCATATCATGAAGCGCGTGGGCCAATACCTTGCCGAAGAAGATTTCTCCGGTCTGCCTAACCAGGTAATCGCCGCGCGGGTGCGCGCCAAGCTGGAACGCGCCTACGAAGATTTCGCGACTTCCTCGCCGCTCACGCAACGTGTGTTCAAGGTGCTAAGGGACCACGATCCAAACATATGTCCCGCACCTGGCCGCGCCTTCGTCCCGCTCGACTCTGCACTGAAGCGGTTCGGAAAGTAA
- the nifS gene encoding cysteine desulfurase NifS has protein sequence MNPVYLDNNATTRVDPAVVGAMLPFFTEQFGNHSSMHAYGASVAEAVRKARQQLQALIGAGFEDEIIFTSGGTESDSTAILSALEVMPDRTEIVTSAVEHPAVLKLCAHLEKTRGVKVHIIPVDHHGRLDLDAYRTALTPQVAIVSIMWANNETGTIFPVVKLADLAREVGALFHTDAVQAVGRLPIELKSTAIDMLSLSAHKLHGPKGIGALYVRRGVRFSSMIKGGHQERDRRAGTENTPGIVGLGMAAELALKFMDETKRIKWLRDRLENGIIQRIPNTSINGDPQERLPNTANIGFEGIEGDAIPIVLSRLGIACSAGSACASGSLEPSHVLIAMNAACGAVRFSLSRDNGEDDVDRVLEVLPAITEKLRAVPSAGLCGRGAEQLHSGPGPSGTIADEP, from the coding sequence ATGAACCCTGTCTATCTCGACAACAACGCAACGACGCGGGTTGATCCTGCAGTCGTTGGAGCGATGTTGCCTTTCTTTACGGAGCAATTTGGCAATCATTCGTCCATGCACGCCTATGGCGCATCGGTTGCTGAAGCCGTGAGAAAGGCGAGGCAACAGTTGCAAGCCCTCATCGGCGCGGGATTCGAGGACGAGATCATCTTCACCTCGGGCGGGACTGAAAGCGACAGTACAGCCATCCTTTCGGCGCTGGAGGTGATGCCCGACCGAACGGAAATAGTGACTTCCGCGGTTGAACATCCGGCCGTTCTGAAGTTGTGCGCGCACCTTGAAAAGACGCGCGGCGTCAAGGTGCACATTATCCCAGTCGATCACCACGGCCGGCTCGACCTGGACGCCTACAGAACCGCTCTCACTCCACAAGTGGCAATCGTCTCGATAATGTGGGCGAACAATGAGACCGGTACGATCTTTCCCGTGGTTAAGCTTGCCGATCTAGCCAGGGAAGTCGGCGCGCTTTTCCACACTGATGCAGTGCAGGCGGTCGGAAGGCTTCCGATTGAGCTGAAATCGACCGCGATCGACATGCTGTCGCTCTCCGCCCACAAGCTGCATGGTCCAAAGGGGATAGGCGCGCTTTATGTAAGACGTGGCGTGCGCTTCTCCTCCATGATCAAGGGTGGGCACCAAGAGCGCGACCGGCGTGCAGGCACTGAAAACACACCCGGCATAGTCGGACTGGGCATGGCGGCCGAACTCGCCTTGAAATTCATGGACGAGACAAAACGAATAAAATGGTTGCGCGACCGCCTTGAGAACGGGATCATCCAGCGCATCCCAAACACATCCATCAACGGCGATCCGCAAGAGCGATTGCCAAACACTGCAAACATTGGATTCGAAGGTATCGAAGGCGATGCAATTCCAATTGTCCTGAGCCGGCTGGGAATCGCCTGTTCCGCCGGGTCCGCCTGTGCCTCTGGCTCACTGGAACCGAGCCATGTTCTGATCGCTATGAACGCGGCATGTGGGGCAGTCCGCTTCTCCTTGTCGCGTGACAACGGCGAAGATGACGTAGACCGCGTGCTTGAGGTCCTGCCTGCGATCACCGAGAAGCTACGGGCCGTTCCCAGTGCTGGACTGTGCGGGCGAGGTGCAGAACAGCTTCATTCCGGCCCGGGTCCGAGCGGCACAATAGCCGACGAGCCGTGA
- a CDS encoding iron-sulfur cluster assembly accessory protein, translating into MITLTDNAVAAIKAALYRASEPAEGFRIMVHAGGCAGFQYSMGLESVSREGDAIIERDGLKVFMDRGSQPHAAGMTVDFVTGLETSGFVFDNPNARETCGCGKSCK; encoded by the coding sequence ATGATTACGCTCACCGACAACGCTGTTGCCGCCATCAAGGCCGCTCTTTACCGCGCCAGCGAGCCGGCGGAAGGATTTCGCATCATGGTCCATGCCGGCGGCTGCGCCGGCTTCCAATACTCAATGGGCCTGGAGAGCGTCTCACGTGAGGGCGATGCGATCATCGAGCGAGATGGGCTCAAGGTGTTCATGGATAGAGGCTCCCAACCCCATGCAGCCGGCATGACCGTGGACTTCGTCACTGGGCTCGAAACATCCGGCTTTGTTTTCGATAACCCCAATGCGCGTGAGACGTGCGGCTGCGGCAAGTCCTGCAAATGA